The genomic DNA CACGCGATTGTTTTATGGCAACTGCATTAACACCATCTTTTATCAATGCCTGTAAACAATTATTTGGGAAAACGCCTATAGCCATTAACCTAAATGGAGTAGATCTGTCATTAAGCATATAATTTCCTTATAATTGGAAAATATTTTGTGTTTATTTTACCGAAGTGGTAAAGATATAAATAGTATTTGGATGTGTTGGTGGAATCTAAGCGCAGCACAATCCAGCAGTATAACCAGCTGTAACAATTTTATAATACAATCAAATGTTTCAATCTAATATTACACTCTACATAACTATTTTTTTTTTCTCTATTATTGGTTGTAAGCGTGGTTGTCAAAGGCTCAGCGAAGCCCCTAAGCATGCTTCAGTTGCCAAGCAAGCTAGCATGGAACCAGCCGTATTTGTCTTATTCCATGGGCTAGGGTCAGAAGCCTCCTGTTTTAAGCACCTGGCAGCACAACTTAAGCAAGCTTTCCCTGATGCTTCTGTAGTTGCTTTGAAAAGTGTAGAAAGAGAGCAGACTGCCCTGCTCAGCATAACAGAGCAGGCCAACGAGAGCTGGAAGGAACTTATAACAAGCGTATCTGATCTAGAGAGCAGGCCGATTATACTAATCGGCCATAGCCAAGGTGGCCTGCGTGCTTATAAAATGTTTGAGAGATATAAAGAGGAATATGGAGATACATTACCAAACCCAATAGGGATTGTTACAATAGCTACGCCATGGGAAGGAGCAGATGTTCTTAACAAAGTTCAAGAATTAGCTCCACCATTTTTCGAAGCACCTGTTTTAGATGATATGCGCAAATTTTCGACTAGCCTTGGTCAGGATTCTGATTGGGCTGAAAAATATTTTGAATCTACCCTGGAGAAATACCAAGTTGCGGCGTTCAGTGATGGATGTAAAGATTTAACCCCAGGGAGTGATTTTTTAGGCTGGGTTAAAAATACCCTTCCTAATGCAAAAATTCCCATACTAGCTATAGGAGGAGAACAAAGTGATTTTAGAATTTTTCTACCTCAAAAAAGCAAAGATAATTTTAAAGCATTACGTAAAGCATGGACTGAGTTGATAACGGGAAAAACGCATCATAGCAACAAAAAAGAAAAAAAACATGATATGGTCGTTCGCCTTAGTAGTCAACTGGCATGGAATATCCCTCTTGACAGGAATAGCAACTTCACAGAAGTTTCTATTCCAGATGCGCTCCATGATGAAATTTTACCATTACCCCCTATATCACAGTCTAAAAATATACTCGTGCATCCGGTTATGATCCAAGAGGTTATAGCATTCTCTAACCAAGTATTATACGGAACGTCTAACCAAGCAACGAATAAACGAAAAAGAGCGGAAGAGATAGGTGACAAGCCACT from Cardinium endosymbiont of Philonthus spinipes includes the following:
- a CDS encoding alpha/beta hydrolase — its product is MFQSNITLYITIFFFSIIGCKRGCQRLSEAPKHASVAKQASMEPAVFVLFHGLGSEASCFKHLAAQLKQAFPDASVVALKSVEREQTALLSITEQANESWKELITSVSDLESRPIILIGHSQGGLRAYKMFERYKEEYGDTLPNPIGIVTIATPWEGADVLNKVQELAPPFFEAPVLDDMRKFSTSLGQDSDWAEKYFESTLEKYQVAAFSDGCKDLTPGSDFLGWVKNTLPNAKIPILAIGGEQSDFRIFLPQKSKDNFKALRKAWTELITGKTHHSNKKEKKHDMVVRLSSQLAWNIPLDRNSNFTEVSIPDALHDEILPLPPISQSKNILVHPVMIQEVIAFSNQVLYGTSNQATNKRKRAEEIGDKPLKQKDSAGCMIMHPDWEPTSYIPIVQPKPGVRIVPESEYVLY